A region of Flocculibacter collagenilyticus DNA encodes the following proteins:
- a CDS encoding rhodanese-like domain-containing protein, with amino-acid sequence MIKSGMRLIEEAKQNITEVNVQKVADEISQEQDIIIIDVRESAEYSQGHLPDAINFPRGVLEVKLHTHPDFKDEESPLDEMNKKSIYLYCQSGGRSALATESLLRMGFNHVYSMAGGFDAWKKASQKIQN; translated from the coding sequence ATGATTAAAAGCGGCATGAGATTAATTGAAGAAGCGAAACAAAACATCACAGAAGTGAATGTGCAAAAAGTAGCTGACGAAATTAGCCAAGAACAAGATATTATCATTATTGATGTAAGAGAAAGTGCAGAATACAGCCAAGGACACCTTCCAGACGCGATCAATTTTCCAAGAGGGGTACTTGAAGTAAAACTTCATACTCATCCAGACTTCAAAGATGAAGAATCACCATTAGACGAAATGAACAAAAAATCCATCTACTTATACTGCCAATCTGGTGGGCGCTCTGCACTAGCAACAGAGTCATTACTTAGAATGGGCTTTAATCACGTTTACTCCATGGCTGGTGGCTTTGACGCATGGAAAAAAGCAAGCCAGAAGATACAGAATTGA
- a CDS encoding YaeQ family protein — translation MGDKAILFNTHIDVANLDKHRYDSLHFTVALNHAETLEHLVMRVLAFSLVPDGIPHFTKHPNSTDTPDIYTESYEANYGFWINIGMPEIKQLKRASKSAEHVIIFMLKDRKWLEDNQLQLIGLSNLTIISLSREFISELSYSLDRSIHWSVVLDGKKLSVSDQHQFYSTEIDDFHSVEEEELLH, via the coding sequence ATGGGCGACAAGGCAATACTGTTTAATACGCATATTGACGTTGCAAATTTAGACAAGCACAGATATGACTCTTTGCACTTTACAGTGGCTCTCAATCATGCTGAAACACTGGAGCATTTAGTGATGAGAGTGCTGGCCTTTAGTCTTGTTCCGGATGGTATACCGCATTTTACTAAACATCCAAATAGCACAGACACTCCCGATATTTACACTGAAAGCTATGAAGCAAACTACGGCTTCTGGATTAATATTGGTATGCCAGAAATTAAGCAACTTAAACGGGCATCAAAGTCTGCCGAGCATGTCATTATTTTTATGCTTAAAGACAGAAAGTGGCTTGAAGATAATCAATTGCAGCTCATTGGATTATCAAATTTGACCATTATTTCTTTATCCAGAGAGTTTATTTCAGAACTTAGTTATTCACTGGACCGATCCATTCACTGGTCTGTGGTGCTAGATGGTAAAAAGCTAAGTGTGAGCGATCAGCATCAATTTTACAGCACCGAAATTGATGATTTTCATAGTGTGGAAGAGGAGGAATTACTTCACTGA
- a CDS encoding LysE family translocator: protein MISAIAPYWAEFLTIVVLHLLAVASPGPDFAVVLNHSLLHGRRVAYVTSIGVALGILVHVTYSLVGIGIVLQTTPWLLQMIQVIGALYLGYLGFLSLKAALKERAVENPSLEQIQTHSSAESTKQHNPKYNYTAHGNPKQEFPLKKAFMVGFLTNGLNPKATLFFVSLFSIVVSVETTTGIKAFYGIYMAIATGLWFCGLSYFLGSVKVREWVQRNSYIVNGVFGVLLLAIAIKLVLFEF, encoded by the coding sequence ATGATAAGTGCCATTGCACCATATTGGGCTGAGTTTCTAACCATTGTAGTACTTCATTTACTTGCAGTAGCAAGCCCAGGCCCCGACTTTGCGGTAGTACTTAATCATTCACTATTACATGGCCGCCGAGTGGCTTATGTAACCAGTATTGGTGTCGCTCTTGGGATTCTGGTGCATGTTACTTACAGCTTAGTGGGAATTGGAATTGTCCTGCAAACTACGCCGTGGTTACTTCAAATGATTCAAGTTATTGGCGCACTATATCTTGGTTATTTAGGCTTTCTTTCATTAAAAGCAGCACTTAAAGAAAGAGCTGTGGAAAATCCTTCTTTGGAACAAATACAAACCCATTCAAGTGCAGAAAGTACTAAACAGCACAACCCGAAATATAACTACACAGCGCATGGTAACCCTAAACAAGAATTCCCGCTGAAAAAAGCATTTATGGTGGGGTTTTTAACGAATGGCTTGAACCCAAAAGCTACACTATTTTTTGTGTCGTTATTTTCTATTGTGGTGTCGGTGGAAACCACAACAGGTATAAAAGCATTTTACGGTATATACATGGCGATAGCGACCGGGTTGTGGTTTTGTGGCTTGTCATACTTTTTAGGCAGTGTAAAAGTAAGAGAGTGGGTGCAGCGAAATAGTTATATTGTGAATGGTGTTTTTGGCGTGTTGTTATTAGCAATTGCTATAAAACTCGTACTTTTTGAGTTTTAA
- a CDS encoding c-type cytochrome: MKMLNKHHNTHGKSLITVLLLLALIATFAYFGWYKFFREEPQEAWVTATPEMRFKYGSIGGEHEAGIPYWIFMVLPKMFPEYLPGNGGYASLGVPWEEGFELPVGFTKKTIGFPRVGNNCAVCHTAVYKKTPNGKRHFVPAGPSHTANIEGFFTFVVDCAKDPRFNPDNILEEIAMIHDLSFIDKLLYRFIIIPFTKKRLLERESQFAWVYREDFPDWGRGRDDAMNLTKYFMIGEEMDDSYGPSDMPSIWNLQKYEPEYMTMNWDGATHDAYSVIMDSALGLLGAEPHDSEDFVGQVAWLQHYLGSTPAPQFPFSIDEKEAEHGKLVFNQHCAACHESERTGTPYPLNEIGTSDERLNTWGKQYAVAANNVVNEMGLKRKGLVEADLIGYVAQHLDGIWLRAPYLHNGSVPTLYDLLQPASERPSLFYRGYILYDENKLGFVSQGTEAKNEGTAYDTEERGNSNQGHEFGVALSASDKQALLEYLKTL, translated from the coding sequence ATGAAAATGTTAAATAAACACCATAACACTCACGGTAAGTCGTTAATCACAGTTTTGCTACTGCTTGCGTTGATTGCAACCTTTGCCTATTTTGGTTGGTATAAGTTTTTTAGAGAAGAACCCCAAGAAGCGTGGGTTACCGCCACCCCTGAAATGCGTTTTAAGTATGGCTCCATTGGGGGCGAGCATGAAGCGGGTATACCATATTGGATATTCATGGTGTTACCAAAAATGTTTCCTGAATATTTACCTGGGAATGGCGGCTATGCATCGTTGGGTGTACCTTGGGAGGAAGGGTTTGAGTTACCTGTAGGCTTTACCAAAAAAACCATTGGTTTCCCCAGAGTCGGCAATAATTGCGCTGTGTGTCACACCGCTGTATATAAAAAAACACCCAACGGAAAACGCCACTTTGTACCTGCAGGGCCTTCTCATACCGCTAACATAGAAGGTTTCTTCACCTTTGTGGTTGACTGTGCCAAAGACCCACGCTTTAACCCCGATAATATTCTTGAAGAAATAGCCATGATTCATGATTTGTCTTTTATCGACAAGTTATTGTATCGCTTTATTATTATTCCATTCACAAAGAAGCGCTTATTAGAACGTGAAAGCCAGTTTGCATGGGTGTACCGCGAAGATTTTCCTGACTGGGGAAGAGGCCGCGACGACGCAATGAATTTAACCAAGTACTTTATGATAGGTGAAGAAATGGATGACTCTTATGGACCATCTGACATGCCGTCGATTTGGAATCTACAAAAGTATGAACCTGAATACATGACAATGAACTGGGATGGCGCTACACATGATGCTTACTCCGTTATTATGGACTCAGCACTTGGTTTATTGGGTGCAGAACCCCATGACAGCGAAGACTTTGTTGGGCAAGTTGCATGGCTACAACATTATTTAGGCTCTACACCCGCACCACAATTTCCATTTAGTATTGATGAAAAAGAAGCGGAGCATGGCAAATTGGTATTTAATCAACATTGCGCCGCCTGCCATGAAAGTGAAAGAACAGGAACGCCTTACCCCTTAAATGAAATTGGCACCAGCGATGAACGATTAAACACTTGGGGTAAACAATATGCTGTTGCCGCCAATAATGTTGTGAATGAAATGGGTTTAAAAAGAAAAGGGTTAGTAGAAGCCGACCTTATTGGTTATGTGGCACAACATCTAGATGGCATTTGGTTGCGCGCACCGTATTTGCATAATGGTTCAGTGCCTACTTTGTATGACTTGTTACAGCCCGCTTCTGAACGCCCGAGTTTGTTTTATCGTGGCTACATATTGTACGACGAGAATAAATTAGGATTCGTTTCACAAGGTACTGAAGCAAAAAACGAAGGAACAGCCTACGACACAGAAGAGAGAGGCAATAGTAATCAAGGTCATGAGTTTGGTGTAGCATTATCAGCCAGTGACAAACAAGCGTTACTTGAGTATCTAAAAACGCTTTAA
- a CDS encoding c-type cytochrome, protein MNFYRYKAATRPSHQRGISTLLTLCLMIVLTQIILITYLLFRFLPDEPVTYNTIESHFKYGSLGGERNLGIPYWLWRAMPTLCENKLPNKKSTDIGFESLGMIYEGDNTLPVGVSSRRHLGLDRVFLNCAVCHTSTYQIKPSDEALVVNNLKSGNRHLVLGMPANRFDIMGFQQFFFQCVNDAKFKAKELIPLVQRLGANLDIIDQYFTYPLAIWLTQERLKLVEQRLSLIYQQPEYGPGRVDTFNSAKAVFNWDWQRANTSELIGITDFPSIWLQGPRKSRDDGKPMDLHWDGNNNTVEERNLSAAFGAGGIPPYTDHQALGKIEDWLLTLEPPTFPFVVDIGKANKGKKIYQNYCASCHGKSGRDFTGERVGHVEPIESIDTDRWRLDSYTQKLALNQSMLYAGDERYRFKNFKKTHGYANAPLDGIWLRAPYLHNGSVPTLWALLQPATKRPVTFYRGNDMYDPKHVGFIANQANNGEEEFFLYDTTVDGNSNQGHEGKQYGTDLSNSEKYELIEYLKTF, encoded by the coding sequence ATGAACTTTTACCGCTATAAAGCAGCAACGCGGCCGTCTCATCAACGTGGCATCAGCACACTTTTAACACTTTGCTTAATGATTGTACTTACTCAAATTATATTGATTACTTATTTGTTGTTTCGCTTTCTGCCAGATGAACCTGTGACTTACAACACCATTGAATCACATTTTAAATATGGCTCTTTGGGCGGTGAGCGTAATTTGGGTATTCCATATTGGTTATGGCGTGCGATGCCAACGCTTTGTGAAAATAAGCTGCCAAATAAAAAGTCGACTGACATCGGGTTTGAATCGTTAGGGATGATATACGAGGGAGACAATACTTTACCCGTAGGTGTGTCATCTCGTCGGCATTTAGGGTTAGATCGCGTTTTTTTAAATTGTGCAGTGTGTCATACCAGTACATATCAAATTAAGCCAAGTGACGAAGCCTTAGTCGTTAATAACCTTAAAAGTGGTAATAGGCATTTGGTGTTAGGCATGCCAGCAAATCGCTTTGATATTATGGGGTTTCAACAGTTTTTCTTTCAATGTGTAAACGACGCTAAATTCAAAGCTAAAGAGCTAATTCCTCTTGTCCAACGCTTAGGAGCAAATTTAGATATTATTGACCAATATTTTACTTATCCACTCGCTATTTGGTTAACTCAAGAAAGACTTAAGTTAGTGGAACAAAGGCTCAGCTTAATTTACCAACAACCCGAATATGGGCCGGGTAGAGTAGACACCTTTAATTCGGCAAAAGCGGTCTTTAATTGGGATTGGCAGCGGGCAAATACATCAGAATTAATTGGCATTACCGATTTCCCTTCTATTTGGCTGCAAGGACCGCGAAAAAGCCGTGATGATGGTAAGCCAATGGATCTGCATTGGGATGGAAATAATAACACAGTTGAAGAACGCAACTTAAGTGCCGCCTTCGGTGCTGGTGGTATCCCTCCTTATACTGATCATCAAGCATTGGGTAAAATTGAAGATTGGTTATTAACACTTGAACCACCCACTTTCCCCTTTGTGGTTGACATAGGTAAAGCCAATAAAGGAAAAAAAATATATCAGAATTATTGTGCAAGTTGCCACGGCAAAAGTGGTAGAGACTTTACAGGCGAACGCGTAGGGCATGTAGAACCCATCGAAAGTATCGATACAGACAGGTGGCGGCTCGACTCATATACCCAAAAATTAGCACTTAATCAGTCAATGCTTTATGCTGGCGACGAACGTTATCGCTTTAAAAACTTTAAAAAAACACATGGCTACGCGAATGCTCCGCTAGACGGAATATGGCTACGAGCACCGTATTTACACAACGGTTCAGTGCCAACATTGTGGGCATTGCTTCAACCCGCCACAAAAAGACCCGTAACTTTTTATCGCGGCAACGACATGTATGATCCTAAACACGTTGGCTTTATTGCCAACCAAGCAAACAATGGCGAAGAAGAATTCTTTCTTTATGACACAACAGTAGATGGAAATAGCAACCAAGGCCATGAAGGCAAGCAGTATGGCACTGATTTATCTAACAGTGAAAAATACGAGCTTATTGAGTATTTGAAAACGTTTTAA
- a CDS encoding catalase — protein MLEHKAKTVKTMSQQSPKMLYRIIGMCFVAALIVFVFNYFLINAFANENSNELTQQQQQVANEMVTLIKEISLTRAKHYGHVKRFNQVKTLGCVQAKFIVEEDIAPQLKLGLFSTEKTYPAYIRFASASKMDDTKKDLRGMSIKVMNTEHPVIWGTFGEQDFILNNAPSLFVKNSEEFLDFIRAINDDKLWWFFVNPFNSHFRSLWAILQARDHHSSPLDIRYWSATPYQLGSGAENAVKYTAKPCSNYSSELPDELYNGYLHDAMKSHLSNQSACFEFMVQSRIPNENMPIDNAAVVWSEESAPFVKVATILIEPQIFHQANQIKHCEDIAFNPWQSMAEHKPLGEMNKVRKEVYKQLAAFRQMQNHGTNSFVKKGGKNYE, from the coding sequence ATGTTAGAGCACAAAGCTAAAACGGTGAAGACCATGAGCCAACAATCACCCAAAATGCTATACCGTATTATTGGCATGTGCTTTGTTGCCGCATTAATTGTATTTGTATTTAACTATTTTCTTATTAATGCATTTGCAAACGAAAATAGTAATGAACTTACACAGCAGCAACAACAAGTTGCTAATGAAATGGTTACGTTGATTAAAGAAATAAGCCTGACAAGGGCAAAGCATTACGGACATGTAAAGCGCTTTAATCAAGTTAAAACATTGGGCTGTGTGCAAGCAAAATTTATCGTGGAAGAGGATATTGCGCCGCAGCTAAAGTTAGGACTATTTAGTACAGAAAAAACGTATCCGGCGTATATACGTTTTGCCAGCGCTAGTAAGATGGATGACACCAAAAAAGACTTGCGTGGTATGTCGATTAAAGTAATGAATACCGAACATCCTGTTATTTGGGGAACATTCGGTGAGCAAGACTTTATTTTAAATAATGCTCCTAGCTTATTTGTAAAAAATTCTGAAGAGTTTTTAGATTTTATCCGAGCTATCAATGATGACAAATTGTGGTGGTTTTTTGTAAACCCATTTAATAGCCACTTCAGGTCATTGTGGGCCATACTCCAAGCAAGAGATCATCATTCTAGCCCGTTAGATATTCGCTACTGGAGTGCCACTCCCTATCAGTTGGGGAGTGGCGCTGAAAACGCCGTAAAATACACGGCCAAACCTTGCTCAAATTATTCCAGTGAGTTACCAGATGAGCTTTATAACGGTTATTTACACGATGCGATGAAATCTCATTTATCTAACCAGTCAGCATGTTTTGAATTTATGGTGCAATCAAGAATTCCGAATGAAAACATGCCAATTGATAATGCCGCAGTTGTCTGGAGCGAGGAAAGTGCTCCCTTTGTTAAAGTGGCAACCATATTAATTGAACCGCAAATTTTTCATCAGGCCAATCAAATAAAACACTGTGAGGACATTGCTTTTAACCCTTGGCAATCAATGGCAGAACACAAACCTTTAGGAGAAATGAATAAAGTAAGAAAAGAGGTATATAAGCAATTAGCAGCATTCAGGCAAATGCAAAATCATGGAACGAATTCGTTTGTTAAAAAAGGTGGAAAAAATTATGAGTGA